DNA sequence from the Lycium barbarum isolate Lr01 chromosome 5, ASM1917538v2, whole genome shotgun sequence genome:
atgttctgtagaggtctgtagacagacttgtgtgggttctgtatatgttttgggttgttatgatcggtgatggccttatcggcctctacgtgcaaaatctgttcatctgtgatatttagtagcgccaactaacctttatattaatatattttgataatatgttggtttgggttattgggtacgtttgggtgtccagcacggacactagtcgcggcctacggggttgggtcgtgacaaaagtggtatcagagcggttcgtcctcggaacgtctacagaccgtgtctagtagagtcttgtttatcggtgtgttgtgcaccacacctataaacaggaagctacaggacatttagggtgtttctttttttgaaatcttagatcgtgcaatagagctgtgctattaggatgattctgtcctgatccgttgttgtttttctttcagtgatgcctccgaaaaaggcgacggctgcccagaagaaaaagggcgtggtaggagagaccagccgggctcagaagggtactcggacccttgctcagatgatgcgtgatattgcgtcccggccagcagactctgctacgtcttcatcatcagaggagtctggggcagctccaccagtagctccagaggttccagtacctgagcctccagctccacagccaggggctgaggatcgggctatgagagatgcggtccagttgttgaccagactggtagcagggcaggttcatagGCACGGACTTGGGGATGGTCGTGCAGACagacgtgacagttcgagagctcgtgagttcctgacctgtaatcctccagagttcttcgggacaaagcccgaggaggatcctgaggagtttatcaggaagatgcggcgcacgttacatttgattaaggcatctgcgacagagtcagtggagttggcttcgtaccggttgtatgatgtagcagcaaattggtacgagtcttgggagttagcCAGAGGCGttggtgctcccccagcagtctgggatgagttttctgaggcttttcttagccattttctgcctccggagttacggcgggccagggctgacagattcttattgcttaGACAGAGGGGttgcagtgttcgagagtacagtatggagttcgactcattggcccgatatgcacctgctgtggtagctactatggctgacaggatgcacaggtatattatggggctggaccgttattttgtcgacagttgcttggtattggccgctcagcccgatatggatattgcccggattcaggcgcacgctcagggcatggaggaccggcacaggggtcatcagcccgataggagtcaggatcggagacagcccaagagggccagatcatctgggtattttgAGGAATTTCGGagtgggcagcctcagcagcagcagcagtctagcaggcattcttcccagccagcacagagcacacctccgcagttctcaggcaggagatttgatagcccaggatatttaggagcaggccagagctccggggtttcaggttcgcgggtagacaggagttccggtcagacgaggccacccaagcctcagtgttcttattgtgggagataccaccctggagagtgctaccgtgctacaggtgcttgttattcttgtggccgtcagggccatactgtgagagagtgtccgtataagggtaatttgggaggtgcagcgcagcctaccggatcagtcgctGGGTCATCGTCTCCTTCgatagccatgcgccctgcggggcaggGTACGTCGAcatcagcaggccgcggcagaggtaGTGGCGGGGCTCCCAGTtcaagcggtccttcgaaccgcatctatgccttgactagtcgacaggacccggaggcgctACCAAACGCGGATACAGGTATACTAATGTCTTTTTCGAAATATAAGTGTATGGAAAGATCTAGCCTCTACTTTGTGATATATTTTCCCCAAAATGCTTACAAgatcctataagattaatttaacattcgaggacgaatgttctaaagggggggaggatgctacatcccgtatttttgaacgtcgaattatttgtaagctgaggtggggcccacacgtcaagatttttttttttttgggacatgtgacaaattatatgaatcacatatgtgaagttaaacacaactcaagaaggacccttgggccaaatcaaagtggaagtcctccaaacgaatatttttaagaaaacgttttcgggtgacctgactttggggggcaaaaacggtattatatgtttggaatttggaaaaataccaagaattagaagttgtagataattgaattatctttccaaccataggtcgtgggttcccaggtgacgtcggtacaaggagatatgaacgttttaag
Encoded proteins:
- the LOC132640686 gene encoding uncharacterized protein LOC132640686 isoform X1 — translated: MEFDSLARYAPAVVATMADRMHRYIMGLDRYFVDSCLVLAAQPDMDIARIQAHAQGMEDRHRGHQPDRSQDRRQPKRARSSGYFEEFRSGQPQQQQQSSRHSSQPAQSTPPQFSGRRFDSPGYLGAGQSSGVSGSRVDRSSGQTRPPKPQCSYCGRYHPGECYRATGACYSCGRQGHTVRECPYKGNLGGAAQPTGSVAGSSSPSIAMRPAGQGTSTSAGRGRGSGGAPSSSGPSNRIYALTSRQDPEALPNADTGTDDRFADPSA
- the LOC132640686 gene encoding uncharacterized protein LOC132640686 isoform X3; this translates as MEFDSLARYAPAVVATMADRMHRYIMGLDRYFVDSCLVLAAQPDMDIARIQAHAQGMEDRHRGHQPDRSQDRRQPKRARSSGYFEEFRSGQPQQQQQSSRHSSQPAQSTPPQFSGRRFDSPGYLGAGQSSGVSGSRVDRSSGQTRPPKPQCSYCGRYHPGECYRATGACYSCGRQGHTVRECPYKGNLGGAAQPTGSVAGSSSPSIAMRPAGQGTSTSAGRGRGSGGAPSSSGPSNRIYALTSRQDPEALPNADTGALISSS
- the LOC132640686 gene encoding uncharacterized protein LOC132640686 isoform X2 is translated as MEFDSLARYAPAVVATMADRMHRYIMGLDRYFVDSCLVLAAQPDMDIARIQAHAQGMEDRHRGHQPDRSQDRRQPKRARSSGYFEEFRSGQPQQQQQSSRHSSQPAQSTPPQFSGRRFDSPGYLGAGQSSGVSGSRVDRSSGQTRPPKPQCSYCGRYHPGECYRATGACYSCGRQGHTVRECPYKGNLGGAAQPTGSVAGSSSPSIAMRPAGQGTSTSAGRGRGSGGAPSSSGPSNRIYALTSRQDPEALPNADTDFGRNGN